The Papaver somniferum cultivar HN1 chromosome 3, ASM357369v1, whole genome shotgun sequence genome includes a region encoding these proteins:
- the LOC113358424 gene encoding probable ribose-5-phosphate isomerase 3, chloroplastic → MATLSLLSHTSSLKSSSNSIYNNGISRLLLHTPSTLKLHQSHSSMSIKAFSSPSPTPILTQDDLKKLAADKAVEYVSSGMVLGLGTGSTAAFVVAKIGELLKSGELKDIVGIPTSTRTYEQAKSLGIPLSVLDDHPVLDLSIDGADEVDPDLNLVKGRGGALLREKMVEAASKKFVVVVDDTKLVDGLGGSGLAMPVEVVQFCWKYNLIRLQELFKEEGCEAKLRIDADGKPYVTDNSNYIVDLYFKTPIRDGLAAGKEISSFQGVVEHGLFLDMATAVIIAGKEGVSVKSK, encoded by the coding sequence ATGGCTACCTTATCTCTCCTATCCCACACATCCTCTCTGAAATCCTCCTCTAATTCCATCTACAACAATGGAATCAGTAGACTTCTCCTACACACTCCATCAACCCTTAAACTACACCAGTCCCATTCATCAATGTCAATCAAAGCTTTTTCATCACCATCTCCAACTCCAATCCTTACtcaagatgacttgaaaaaactAGCAGCAGATAAAGCTGTTGAATATGTTAGTAGTGGTATGGTTTTAGGTCTTGGTACTGGATCTACAGCTGCTTTTGTTGTAGCCAAAATTGGTGAATTACTAAAATCTGGTGAGCTTAAAGACATAGTTGGTATTCCTACATCAACAAGAACCTATGAACAGGCGAAATCTCTAGGTATTCCGTTATCAGTTCTTGATGATCATCCAGTTCTTGATTTGTCTATTGACGGTGCTGATGAAGTTGACCCAGATTTGAATCTGGTTAAAGGCCGAGGCGGCGCGTTATTAAGAGAGAAAATGGTTGAAGCAGCGTCAAAGAaatttgttgttgtggttgatgaTACTAAATTAGTTGATGGTCTTGGTGGTAGTGGATTAGCAATGCCTGTTGAAGTTGTACAGTTTTGTTGGAAGTATAATTTGATTAGGTTACAAGAATTGTttaaagaagaaggttgtgaagcAAAATTGAGAATTGATGCTGATGGGAAACCTTATGTTACTGACAATTCTAATTATATTGTTGATTTGTATTTTAAGACACCAATTAGAGATGGATTAGCAGCTGGTAAAGAGATTTCGTCGTTCCAAGGTGTCGTCGAACATGGATTGTTTCTTGATATGGCCACTGCTGTTATTATTGCTGGTAAAGAAGGTGTCAGTGTGAAAAGCAAGTGA
- the LOC113360532 gene encoding uncharacterized protein LOC113360532 — MDDEEIQASGAKISEENLCPMYFGISCAFVALELLSRSNMNGVDTEFGGIRDRMLQGSTHLLGLLVWRIQKREAIEERSELLHKLEKTETEVAELKKRRSEDSKANEKVVGIFASQEQSWLNERRKLRMQIGALLNKLRVAGTKNEEAILELNSKIKDKELLLESRNKFLEQEEQGKRKELELKLDGANNMLKEVRDTAYKETTEQSTQLWKHKTALMELVSNQRQLEAEMGGALRQLEASKEELDSVLKQKEVSVFMVQKLSMEVRKMRKDSEQKDKILSAMLRKSKIDSAEKEILLKVSKARRKQAELETTLQVCLSCVKEVHTIEPTSSHNQKSRSRITNNRVHPGDSERKTEREDGMDQKEQRVMKFPPTVADDTHWKKMVNLVRLGFFGFKQLEGWVEPETERKTDIIEERHRLEMDAFVEELRLKDEKLEAFNWRFLSVELESRRLQSHIEGLGQDPSHLKEENLKLEASSMEQQSEVISLKDKMASLQLHQLQYQEMNSKSSPKTPDPSHEYAWSNAKVIREREREEELKPLLVRIPTVMESKKEDETPPENKSQGTIPEVIESHEEEIEEVKKEVEMDPDHVVQEYAACPVVLKVITDKLASGKLSLHEKENHPWKMDLHSLGVFYKIKRLNQQLFMLDKLAGTQTSREKRANCDNECQQLKTFFLYVIPLLNKQVSRYQTLQESTNNLCQRMYDNNADSSSRDANIVKTKKEIRKLENFLGEMFHLQRYMVATGQKLIEIQSRMASELAYSSAQDSGIYTGFNMKRFANSISTLFREVQKGLEARISRMIGELEGTLTCDGFIHLGQ; from the exons ATGGATGACGAGGAAATCCAAGCTTCAGGCGCAAAGATTTCTGAAGAGAATTTATGTCCAATGTACTTTGGTATTTCGTGTGCATTTGTCGCTCTTGAACTCCTTTCACGGTCTAACATGAATGGTGTCGATACTGAATTCGGTGGAATACGGGATAGGATGCTGCAAGGCAGCACCCACCTATTAGGTTTACTTGTATGGAGAATTCAGAAAAGGGAAGCCATTGAAGAAAGGTCTGAGCTTCTTCACAAGCTCGaaaaaactgaaactgaagttgCCGagttgaagaaaaggagaagTGAAGACTCCAAGGCCAATGAGAAAGTTGTAGGTATCTTTGCCTCCCAAGAACAGAGTTGGTTAAATGAGAGAAGAAAGCTCCGAATGCAAATTGGAGCTCTTTTGAACAAACTACGGGTTGCTGGGACAAAAAACGAAGAAGCTATTTTAGAATTGAattcaaaaataaaggacaaggaaCTTCTGTTGGAGTCCAGAAATAAATTTTTGGAACAAGAAGAGCAGGGTAAGAGAAAGGAACTAGAATTAAAGCTAGATGGGGCCAACAATATGCTAAAGGAAGTGAGGGATACTGCATATAAAGAAACTACAGAGCAGAGTACTCAGCTTTGGAAGCACAAAACTGCGCTCATGGAGCTTGTATCGAATCAGAGACAGCTTGAAGCTGAAATGGGCGGAGCACTTCGGCAGCTTGAAGCTTCGAAAGAAGAGCTAGACTCAGTTTTGAAACAAAAAGAAGTGTCAGTTTTTATGGTTCAAAAGCTATCTATGGAAGTTAGAAAGATGCGCAAGGACTCGGAACAAAAAGATAAAATACTATCTGCAATGTTAAGGAAATCTAAAATTGATTCAGCAGAGAAAGAAATCTTGTTGAAGGTTTCCAAGGCAAGGAGGAAACAAGCAGAGCTGGAGACCACTTTACAGGTCT GTTTATCATGTGTTAAAGAGGTTCACACCATTGAGCCAACTAGTTCTCATAACCAAAAAAGCCGGTCGCGTATCACTAACAACAGGGTGCACCCTGGTGATTCTGAAAGAAAAACTGAAAGAGAGGATGGAATGGATCAAAAAGAACAACGGGTAATGAAATTTCCACCAACAGTTGCAGACGACACTCACTGGAAGAAAATGGTGAACTTGGTGAGACT GGGGTTTTTCGGTTTTAAGCAATTGGAAGGTTGGGTTGAGCCCGAAACAGAAAGGAAGACCGACATAATTGAGGAGAGGCATCGTTTAGAAATGGATGCATTTGTTGAAGAATTGAGGCTGAAAGATGAAAAATTGGAAGCTTTCAACTGGAGGTTTCTAAGTGTGGAACTAGAATCAAGGCGATTGCAGTCCCACATTGAAGGGCTAGGCCAAGACCCATCACATCTGAAGGAGGAAAACCTTAAATTGGAAGCCTCGTCAATGGAGCAGCAATCAGAAGTAATATCTCTAAAGGATAAGATGGCTAGTTTGCAATTACACCAGCTGCAATATCAAGAGATGAATTCGAAGTCTTCACCAAAGACTCCTGATCCTAGTCATGAATATGCTTGGTCCAATGCTAAGGTTAttcgagagagagaaagagaggaagAACTAAAGCCACTATTGGTTAGAATTCCTACAGTGATGGAGAGTAAGAAAGAGGACGAAACCCCTCCGGAGAACAAGTCGCAAGGTACGATCCCAGAAGTCATCGAATCTcatgaagaagagattgaagaagtaaAGAAAGAGGTTGAGATGGACCCTGATCATGTTGTGCAGGAATATGCAGCATGTCCAGTGGTGCTAAAGGTGATTACTGATAAGCTAGCATCAGGTAAACTTTCTCTGCATGAGAAAGAAAACCATCCATGGAAAATGGATCTCCATTCTTTGGGAGTGTTTTACAAGATTAAGAGGCTCAACCAGCAACTTTTCATGCTTGATAAGTTGGCAGGAACACAAACAAGTAGAGAAAAGAGAGCAAATTGCGATAATGAATGTCAACAGCTGAAGACGTTTTTCTTATATGTAATTCCCTTGCTCAATAAACAAGTCAGCAGGTACCAGACCCTCCAAGAGAGCACAAATAATCTTTGCCAAAGGATG TATGATAATAATGCAGATTCGAGCAGTAGAGATGCAAACATTGTCAAGACGAAGAAAGAAATTAGAAAACTGGAGAACTTTCTCGGAGAAATGTTCCACCTACAAAGATACATGGTAGCAACAGGACAAAAATTGATAGAGATACAATCAAGAATGGCTTCTGAATTGGCCTATTCTAGCGCTCAAGATAGTGGAATATATACAGGATTCAACATGAAACGATTTGCCAACAGCATTAGTACCCTTTTCAGGGAAGTGCAAAAAGGTCTAGAAGCTCGAATTTCTCGAATGATAGGAGAACTCGAAGGGACTCTAACTTGCGATGGATTTATTCATCTGGGACAGTAG